In Malus sylvestris chromosome 16, drMalSylv7.2, whole genome shotgun sequence, the following are encoded in one genomic region:
- the LOC126608506 gene encoding oxysterol-binding protein-related protein 4C-like, protein MVKEEENTGVILLTKPLSLEGDSDVDYRAPNLLQRVVSLFKNVRPGSDLTSFQLSPLFNIPKSHLQCFGESVYCVGNDLLGRCNKAETPHDRFTAVVSWSISTLRPVIFGIAPYNPILGETHHVTRGNLNVLLEQVSHHPPVTALHATDEKENLEMIWCQHPTPNFYGTSVETEVRGKRQLKLLNHGETYEMNSPKLLIKFLPLPWVDWVGENRIRCHETGLEAELYYGSNSWIRGNPRTIKGKIFDSTTYELLYEIHGRWDRTVKMKDVSSGKETVIYNANEVISELKTPIVTDLKGVWPSESAAVWGLLSQAIIGKDWGKAREAKKAVEEKHRELLRERESRGETWIPKHFTVTHSKEGCGWDCSPIQQLVPLAPISVPL, encoded by the exons ATG GTGAAGGAGGAAGAGAATACCGGAGTTATTCTTTTGACAAAGCCATTGTCACTGGAAGGGGATTCCGATGTTGATTACAGAGCTCCTAATCTACTTCAACGCGTCGTAAGCCTGTTTAAAAACGTACGGCCTGGATCTGATCTCACAAGCTTCCAG CTGTCACCGCTGTTTAACATACCAAAGTCACACCTCCAATGTTTCGGTGAATCAGTGTACTGCGTGGGTAATGATTTGTTAGGAAGGTGCAACAAAGCAGAAACCCCTCATGACAGGTTCACAGCTGTTGTATCGTGGAGCATTTCTACTTTGCGTCCAGTGATCTTCGGAATTGCTCCGTACAACCCCATTCTTGGAGAAACCCATCATGTTACAAGAGGGAATCTCAATGTTCTACTTGAGCAG GTTTCACATCATCCACCAGTTACCGCTCTTCACGCAACTGATGAAAAAGAAAACCTTGAAATGATATGGTGTCAACATCCTACTCCCAATTTCTATG GTACTTCAGTGGAAACTGAGGTGCGTGGAAAACGGCAGTTGAAGCTCCTGAATCACGGAGAAACTTATGAAATGAACTCGCCGAAACTCTTAATCAAGTTCCTCCCATTGCCTTGGGTTGATTGGGTTGGTGAAAATAGAATCCGGTGTCATGAGACGGGCCTTGAAGCTGAGTTATATTATGGAAGTAATTCATGGATTAGGGGAAATCCTAGAACAATTAAGGGAAAGATCTTTGACTCAACAACATATGAACTTCTTTATGAGATACATGGTCGGTGGGATAG AACTGTCAAAATGAAGGACGTCAGTAGCGGGAAAGAAACCGTTATATACAATGCAAATGAAGTCATTTCAGAACTGAAAACTCCGATTGTTACGGATTTGAAG GGGGTGTGGCCAAGTGAATCAGCTGCGGTCTGGGGACTGCTGAGCCAAGCAATTATTGGGAAGGACTGGGGCAAAGCAAGAGAAGCGAAGAAAGCAGTGGAAGAAAAACACAGGGAGCTCCTGCGAGAGAGAGAATCGAGAGGTGAAACTTGGATTCCCAAACATTTTACAGTCACTCATAGCAAAGAAGGTTGTGGGTGGGACTGCTCACCCATCCAGCAGCTGGTCCCGCTGGCTCCTATTTCTGTACCCTTGTAA